Proteins found in one Quercus robur chromosome 2, dhQueRobu3.1, whole genome shotgun sequence genomic segment:
- the LOC126704176 gene encoding uncharacterized protein LOC126704176, protein MGNTTRGVQREVQAEKCSKGTQVLADFVAEFSPKGEMVYQVEYRPWKVHMDGASSAKGAEAAVAIITPEGILLEHSFRLGFNASNNEAKYEALLAGLRVVSRLEARDVEIYSDSRLIVNQVQGNFETRDPRMKAYLDLVKQVMDGFCTMKVIQMALAQNRHVDSHATLESSIAKDIPWLIRVELVPKPSIKVAGSEGARKVEVTAVATLGPSWMDPIVDFLANDRILDDEKRANKVRRVAARYWLSGDRKLYRRSFGGPYLSCLHPEKVGQLLAELHERICGSHVGGRSLAHRAMTKGFWWPRLQKDAAEYVKAEALDNIWDVDVKKFVWKNIITRFGVPDSLILDNGLLFDSRSFPEFYSNLGIRNRYSTPAYPQGNGQAEAMNKVIVNDLKRRLEGAKGNWAEELPNVLWAYQTTPRRSTGETPFSLTYGAEAMIPAEVNLCSARVSEFDTKQNEGQLTRCLDLLEEYREAATIRLAEYQQKLARRYDQGVRVREFNAGDLVLRKAIGSMRDTNVGKLAQTWEGPYRVTAIAGVGAYYLEDMNEVPLP, encoded by the exons atggggaacACGACTCGGGGCGTTCAACGTGAGGTACAAGCCGAGAAGTGCAGTAAAGGGACACAAGTATTAGCAGATTTTGTAGCAGAGTTCTCTCCTAAGGGGGAAATGGTCTATCAGGTGGAGTATCGCCCGTGGAAGGTACATATGGATGGGGCTTCCAGCGCCAAAGGGGCCGAAGCCGCGGTAGCCATAATCACCCCAGAAGGAATTCTCTTGGAGCATTCGTTCAGGCTGGGGTTTAATGCCTCCAACAATGAGGCAAAGTATGAAGCTTTGCTTGCCGGACTGAGGGTTGTTTCACGGTTAGAGGCCCGGGACGTGGAGATCTATTCGGATTCAAGACTCATTGTCAACCAGGTACAGGggaattttgaaactcgagatcctCGGATGAAAGCATACTTAGACTTGGTGAAGCAGGTCATGGACGGCTTTTGTACGATGAAGGTGATTCAAATGGCCTTAGCACAGAACAGACATGTTGACTCTCACGCCACTCTAGAATCGTCAATTGCCAAGGATATTCCCTGGCTTATCAGAGTGGAACTCGTCCCCAAGCCCAGCATTAAGGTGGCAGGAAGTGAGGGGGCTAGGAAAGTCGAAGTCACAGCAGTCGCAACACTTGGTccgagctggatggaccccatcgTAGATTTCTTGGCCAATGATCGGATCCTGGACGATGAGAAAAGGGCTAACAAGGTCCGCAGGGTGGCTGCCCGGTACTGGTTGTCCGGAGACCGGAAACTCTATCGTAGGTCATTCGGAGGGCCATATCTGTCATGCTTACACCCGGAGAAAGTAGGCCAGCTCCTGGCCGAGTTGCATGAAAGGATATGCGGCAGCCATGTAGGGGGACGATCACTGGCACACCGGGCAATGACTAAGGGATTCTGGTGGCCCCGGTTGCAAAAGGATGCCGCGGAATAC GTGAAGGCAGAAGCTTTGGATAATATCTGGGATGTAGATGTGAAGAAATTCGTATGGAAGAACATAATCACCAGGTTCGGAGTCCCGGACTCTCTTATATTAGACAACGGGCTGTTGTTTGATAGTCGAAGTTTTCCCGAATTTTACAGCAATCTCGGCATCAGGAATAGGTACTCTACTCCGGCGTATCCTCAGGGCAATGGCCAAGCTGAGGCCATGAATAAGGTGATTGTGAACGACTTGAAGCGAAGGCTGGAAGGAGCGAAGGGAAATTGGGCTGAAGAACTACCAAATGTTTTATGGGCATACCAGACAACTCCTCGAAGATCCACAGGCGAAACCCCATTCTCTCTCACATACGGAGCTGAAGCCATGATACCAGCCGAGGTTAACCTATGTAGCGCACGGGTCTCAGAATTCGATACGAAACAGAATGAAGGTCAGCTGACGAGGTGCCTAGATTTGCTTGAAGAATACCGAGAAGCAGCAACCATAAGGCTAGCAGAGTATCAACAAAAGCTTGCCCGGCGCTACGATCAAGGCGTAAGGGTGAGAGAATTCAACGCCGGAGACCTGGTACTAAGAAAGGCAATAGGAAGCATGCGAGATACGAATGTCGGGAAGCTTGCCCAAACTTGGGAAGGACCGTACAGAGTCACCGCTATTGCAGGCGTGGGGGCGTATTATCTTGAAGACATGAACGAAGTACCATTACCCTGA
- the LOC126715311 gene encoding 3-ketoacyl-CoA synthase 11, with protein sequence MTETKSNVSLKPSSSSRNLPDFKKSIKLKYVKLGYHYLITHGMYLFITPLVVLIAVQLSTFSFQDLYDLWEHLQYNLISVIICSTLLVFLSTVYFVTRPRPVYLVNFSCYKPEESRKCTKRIFMDQSRLTGTFSDENLEFQKKILERSGLGDSTYLPEAVLNIPPNPSMKEARKEAEAVMYGAIDELFAKTSVKPKDIGILVVNCSLFNPTPSLSAMVINHYKLRGNIVSYNLGGMGCSAGLISIALAKDLLQVHPNSYALVISMENITLNWYFGNDRSKLVSNCLFRMGGAAILLSNKSSDRRRSKYQLVHAVRTHKGADDKCFGCVTQEEDSNGKVGVTLSKDLMAVAGDALKTNITTLGPLVLPMSEQLLFFATLIGKKLFKMKIKPYIPDFKLAFEHFCIHAGGRAVLDELEKNLQLSDWHMEPSRMTLHRFGNTSSSSLWYELAYTEAKGRMKKGDRTWQIAFGSGFKCNSAVWKALRTINPAKEKSPWMDEIHSFPVDVPKISAI encoded by the coding sequence ATGACAGAGACAAAATCAAACGTGTCCTTGAAACCGTCATCATCATCGCGAAATCTCCctgatttcaaaaaatcaattaaactaaaataTGTGAAGCTTGGTTACCATTACCTCATCACCCATGGAATGTACCTCTTCATCACCCCTCTCGTAGTCCTAATTGCCGTGCAGCTCTCAACATTTTCATTCCAAGATCTTTATGATCTTTGGGAGCATCTCCAATACAATCTAATCTCCGTGATCATTTGCTCAACTCTCCTTGTTTTCTTGTCCACCGTGTACTTTGTCACTCGTCCTCGTCCTGTATACCTTGTCAATTTCTCTTGCTACAAGCCTGAAGAGTCTCGGAAATGCACCAAAAGGATCTTCATGGATCAATCTCGGCTGACTGGTACATTTTCAGATGAGAATCTTGAATTCCAGAAAAAGATCCTTGAGAGATCTGGCCTTGGTGATTCTACTTACCTGCCAGAGGCTGTTTTGAATATTCCTCCAAATCCCTCCATGaaagaagctagaaaagaagcTGAGGCTGTGATGTATGGTGCTATTGATGAGCTTTTTGCTAAGACCTCTGTCAAGCCAAAAGACATTGGCATTTTGGTTGTGAATTGCAGCTTGTTCAATCCGACCCCATCTCTTTCTGCCATGGTTATCAATCACTACAAGCTTCGGGGTAACATAGTTAGCTACAATCTGGGTGGGATGGGTTGCAGTGCAGGTCTTATTTCAATTGCACTTGCTAAAGATCTTCTTCAGGTCCATCCCAACTCCTATGCATTGGTCATCAGCATGGAGAACATCACTTTGAATTGGTATTTTGGAAATGACAGATCAAAGCTCGTTTCAAATTGCTTATTCCGAATGGGAGGAGCGGCAATACTACTTTCTAACAAAAGCTCTGATAGAAGAAGATCCAAATACCAATTGGTACATGCTGTTCGTACCCACAAGGGTGCAGATGACAAGTGCTTTGGCTGCGTCACCCAAGAAGAAGACTCCAATGGGAAGGTTGGTGTTACGTTGTCAAAGGATCTTATGGCAGTTGCTGGTGATGCCCTGAAGACCAACATCACCACTTTGGGGCCTCTTGTTCTGCCAATGTCAGAACAGCTGCTATTCTTTGCTACATTGATTGGGAAAAAACTATTCAAGATGAAGATCAAGCCTTATATTCCAGATTTTAAACTAGCTTTTGAGCATTTCTGCATTCATGCTGGAGGAAGAGCTGTTTTGGATGAACTGGAGAAGAATTTGCAACTATCTGATTGGCATATGGAACCATCAAGGATGACACTCCACCGATTTGGCAACACCTCAAGCAGTTCTCTGTGGTATGAATTGGCTTATACAGAAGCAAAGGGAAGAATGAAGAAGGGAGATAGGACATGGCAAATAGCTTTTGGTTCAGGGTTTAAATGTAACAGTGCTGTTTGGAAGGCTCT